One part of the Candidatus Kouleothrix ribensis genome encodes these proteins:
- a CDS encoding (2Fe-2S)-binding protein: MSTISVTVNGRTYQSDVEARTLLVHYLREQLNLTGTHIGCDTSQCGACVVSLNGVSVKSCTVLAVQAHGAEITTIEGLAADGQLHAIQEGFWEQHGLQCGFCTPGMIMSAYDLLQHNPNPSEDEIRHGLEGNLCRCTGYQNIVRAVQYAAEKMQGGGRQSPQ; the protein is encoded by the coding sequence GTGAGTACGATCTCAGTCACGGTCAATGGTCGGACCTACCAGAGTGATGTGGAAGCACGTACACTATTGGTACACTATCTACGCGAGCAGCTGAACCTCACCGGCACGCACATTGGCTGCGATACCAGCCAGTGTGGCGCGTGTGTCGTATCGCTGAATGGTGTCAGCGTCAAATCGTGTACCGTGCTGGCCGTCCAGGCACATGGCGCCGAGATCACCACGATCGAAGGGCTGGCGGCCGACGGCCAGCTGCACGCGATTCAGGAAGGCTTCTGGGAGCAGCATGGCCTGCAGTGCGGCTTCTGCACCCCTGGCATGATCATGTCGGCCTACGACCTGCTTCAGCACAACCCCAACCCTTCCGAAGACGAGATCCGCCACGGCCTGGAAGGCAACCTGTGCCGCTGCACCGGCTACCAGAACATTGTGCGCGCCGTGCAGTATGCCGCAGAGAAGATGCAGGGAGGGGGGCGGCAATCACCACAATGA
- a CDS encoding molybdopterin-dependent oxidoreductase has protein sequence MPQRRCREGGGNHHNDQDGRPGAEAPRRPQADSRPGQFSRRHPAAWHGACRAPAQPVRARPHRRNRLAIKRYIGVDDVGNPINPLIIDGQLHGGIAQALYEQGVYDENGQLLSGTLMDYAVPNAAMLRTYEHDRTVTPGPVNPMGVKGAGEAGTIGSAQAIMNAVIDALAPFGVKHLQMPATPERMWRAMQAKA, from the coding sequence ATGCCGCAGAGAAGATGCAGGGAGGGGGGCGGCAATCACCACAATGACCAAGATGGTCGGCCAGGCGCTGAAGCGCCGCGAAGACCCCAAGCTGATTCGCGGCCAGGGCAATTTTCTCGACGACATCCAGCTGCATGGCATGGCGCATGCCGCGCTCCTGCGCAGCCCGTACGCGCACGCCCGCATCGTCGCAATCGACTAGCGATCAAGCGCTACATCGGCGTCGACGATGTCGGCAACCCGATCAACCCGCTGATCATCGACGGCCAGCTGCACGGCGGCATCGCCCAGGCGCTGTACGAGCAGGGCGTGTACGACGAGAACGGCCAGCTGCTAAGCGGAACGCTGATGGACTACGCCGTGCCGAATGCGGCTATGCTGCGCACCTACGAGCACGACCGCACCGTGACGCCCGGCCCGGTGAACCCGATGGGTGTGAAAGGCGCCGGCGAAGCCGGCACGATCGGCAGCGCGCAGGCGATCATGAACGCGGTGATCGACGCGCTTGCGCCGTTCGGTGTGAAGCATCTGCAAATGCCGGCGACCCCCGAGCGCATGTGGCGGGCGATGCAGGCCAAGGCCTAA
- a CDS encoding xanthine dehydrogenase family protein subunit M yields MIPSEFQYFAPTTIDEAVGLLAQHGDAAKLIAGGHSLLPAMKLRLTAPGVLIDVSRIDGLQGITVNGALTIGAGTTYHAIASSEAVRTACGVLAECVEQIGDPQVRNRGTIGGSLAHADPAADLPAVVLALDARVTARGPGGERAISADDMFVEMLTTALGAGEIITAVQFPKLGAGEGAAYAKLRQPASRYAIVGVAAYVKLGAGGSVAAARIAVTGAGAKATRQPAAEAALVGSSGDAAAVAAAADQAGDSVDYLGDIHASEEYRRAMVKVYTRRALGAALARARG; encoded by the coding sequence ATGATCCCTAGCGAGTTCCAATATTTTGCGCCTACAACGATCGACGAGGCGGTGGGGCTGCTCGCGCAGCACGGCGACGCCGCCAAGCTGATTGCCGGCGGCCACTCGCTGCTGCCGGCTATGAAGCTACGGCTGACAGCCCCAGGCGTACTGATCGACGTCAGCCGGATCGACGGGCTGCAGGGCATCACCGTGAATGGCGCCCTCACGATCGGCGCCGGCACCACCTACCATGCGATTGCGTCTTCCGAAGCCGTGCGCACGGCCTGTGGCGTGCTGGCCGAGTGTGTCGAGCAGATCGGCGACCCGCAGGTGCGCAACCGCGGCACGATCGGCGGGTCGCTCGCACACGCCGACCCGGCCGCCGACCTGCCGGCGGTGGTGCTGGCGCTCGATGCACGCGTCACGGCCAGAGGCCCCGGCGGCGAGCGTGCGATCAGCGCCGACGACATGTTCGTCGAGATGCTCACCACGGCGCTCGGCGCCGGTGAGATCATCACAGCAGTTCAATTTCCCAAACTTGGTGCAGGCGAGGGCGCGGCCTATGCCAAGCTGCGCCAACCGGCCTCGCGCTATGCGATCGTCGGCGTGGCCGCGTATGTCAAGCTCGGCGCCGGCGGGAGTGTCGCGGCAGCACGCATCGCAGTGACAGGCGCGGGCGCGAAGGCCACGCGCCAGCCGGCGGCCGAGGCCGCGCTGGTGGGCAGCAGCGGCGACGCGGCGGCGGTGGCGGCGGCAGCCGATCAGGCCGGCGACAGCGTGGACTACCTGGGCGACATCCATGCCTCGGAGGAGTACCGCCGCGCGATGGTGAAAGTGTACACGCGCCGCGCGCTCGGCGCCGCGCTCGCGCGGGCACGCGGCTAA
- a CDS encoding MFS transporter, translating to MHDTSAEILLKRYANRNFVLNVLDGIAFVFGFSLISRLTVLPLFVARLTSERWAQGLLPTIAQAGMLLPTLFMAPLVTSLPRRKPLIMAMTLGERVPFLLLGIVLLGWPGLPPATLLAIFFALYAMQSFSAGAIATAWQDFIARLIPRPRWGTFFGLQNGLGAVLGIVSAAIASQILASQPFPQSIGILALICFAAMMLSYLFLGLTVEPAQPVAPRQPMRAFLSGIMPLLRRNHAFRRYLLCRSAIALGLLGHSFITAAAIERFQLSNSDVGGFTAALLAAQAVGHIGLGALGDRWGHKQILELATILGLGALLLTAVAPAAWWFFGIFALVGAAQAGYQISGYTVVLSFSTPAERPTYIGVANSMLAPVATLGPLLAATVAEAAGYNALFVLLLAIGAAGLVMLHWRVPLPNHTAAAGQ from the coding sequence ATGCACGACACCTCAGCCGAGATTCTTCTGAAGCGCTATGCCAATCGCAACTTCGTGCTGAACGTGTTGGATGGCATCGCGTTTGTATTTGGCTTCAGCCTGATATCACGGCTCACGGTGCTGCCGCTGTTCGTGGCCCGGCTAACCAGCGAGCGCTGGGCGCAGGGGCTGCTGCCAACAATCGCGCAGGCAGGCATGCTGCTGCCGACGCTATTCATGGCCCCGCTGGTGACCAGCCTGCCGCGCCGCAAGCCGCTGATCATGGCCATGACGCTTGGCGAGCGCGTGCCTTTTCTGCTGCTGGGCATTGTGCTGCTCGGCTGGCCGGGCCTACCACCAGCTACACTGCTGGCGATCTTCTTCGCACTGTACGCCATGCAATCATTCAGTGCCGGGGCTATCGCCACAGCCTGGCAAGATTTCATCGCCCGGCTGATCCCCCGGCCTCGCTGGGGTACCTTCTTCGGCCTGCAGAACGGCCTGGGCGCGGTGCTTGGCATCGTCAGCGCGGCGATTGCCAGCCAGATTCTGGCATCGCAACCCTTTCCCCAGAGCATCGGCATACTCGCGCTAATCTGCTTCGCCGCTATGATGCTCTCGTACCTATTCCTGGGGCTGACGGTCGAGCCAGCGCAGCCGGTGGCGCCGCGCCAGCCGATGCGCGCATTCCTGAGTGGCATCATGCCGCTGCTACGGCGTAATCATGCCTTCCGGCGCTACCTGCTGTGCCGCTCTGCAATCGCGCTCGGCCTGCTCGGCCATAGCTTCATCACTGCCGCCGCGATCGAGCGCTTCCAGCTGTCCAACTCCGATGTCGGCGGCTTCACTGCGGCCCTGCTGGCCGCGCAGGCGGTTGGGCATATTGGGCTGGGCGCACTCGGCGACCGCTGGGGGCACAAGCAGATACTCGAGCTGGCGACGATCCTCGGGCTGGGTGCGCTGCTGCTGACGGCAGTGGCGCCGGCGGCGTGGTGGTTCTTCGGCATCTTCGCGCTGGTTGGCGCCGCCCAGGCCGGCTACCAGATCTCGGGGTACACCGTGGTGCTGAGCTTCAGCACACCGGCCGAGCGCCCGACCTACATCGGCGTGGCCAACAGCATGCTCGCACCGGTGGCGACGCTTGGCCCGCTACTGGCGGCTACTGTCGCTGAGGCGGCCGGCTACAATGCCCTGTTCGTGCTGCTACTGGCGATCGGGGCGGCCGGCCTGGTGATGCTGCACTGGCGCGTGCCGCTGCCCAACCACACCGCCGCTGCCGGCCAGTGA
- a CDS encoding YhfC family intramembrane metalloprotease: MTSSFQLGPGLIATSIAAILLEILIPLGLGWLVARRLGVSWRYFAYGALIFGLFQIISRIPLVQITQALIAPQLQASRPLLLAWVTLLALTAGLFEEFGRYVGYRWLMRHEPKTWDKAVMYGLGHGGIESMLLIAGLSALTLVQLIALAQTDLSTLPLTPEQRAQVAQQLAEIAAQPAWAGLAGVWERVWAMMFHVAMSVLVLQVFRRGSLRWLWLAIGAHALLDWVVAALPLLVPLSGSARLLVSEGLVMLAGLCGLWLIMRLRDQPAATPSTPDAGV; the protein is encoded by the coding sequence GTGACGAGTTCATTTCAGCTCGGCCCAGGCCTGATCGCCACGTCGATCGCGGCAATTCTGCTCGAGATCCTCATCCCGCTGGGGCTGGGCTGGCTGGTCGCACGCCGCCTGGGCGTCAGCTGGCGCTACTTCGCATATGGCGCGCTGATCTTCGGCCTGTTCCAGATCATTAGCCGGATTCCACTGGTGCAGATCACCCAGGCGCTGATCGCCCCCCAGCTGCAGGCCTCGCGGCCGCTCCTGCTTGCGTGGGTGACGCTGCTGGCGCTGACGGCCGGCCTGTTCGAGGAGTTCGGCCGCTACGTCGGCTACCGCTGGCTGATGCGCCACGAGCCGAAGACCTGGGACAAGGCAGTGATGTATGGCCTGGGCCACGGTGGGATCGAGTCGATGCTGCTGATCGCCGGGCTCAGCGCGCTCACGCTGGTGCAGCTGATCGCGCTTGCGCAGACCGACCTGAGTACGCTGCCGCTCACGCCCGAGCAGCGCGCTCAGGTTGCCCAGCAGCTGGCCGAGATCGCCGCTCAGCCGGCCTGGGCCGGGCTGGCCGGTGTGTGGGAGCGCGTCTGGGCCATGATGTTCCATGTAGCTATGTCGGTGCTGGTGCTGCAGGTGTTCCGGCGCGGCAGCCTGCGCTGGCTATGGCTGGCGATCGGCGCGCACGCCCTGCTCGATTGGGTGGTCGCCGCACTGCCCCTGCTGGTACCGCTCTCGGGCAGCGCTCGCCTGCTGGTGAGCGAGGGCCTGGTGATGCTGGCCGGCCTCTGCGGCCTATGGCTGATCATGCGGCTGCGCGATCAGCCGGCGGCTACGCCGAGCACGCCCGACGCGGGCGTGTAG
- a CDS encoding GNAT family N-acetyltransferase yields the protein MLVSSAQSATALQVVIRPAQLGDIYPILGLHREAFADKFGAAFGARGTARGVEAMAEAWRRQGMPALRGMLVAEADQQVIGTITLRTWEMGGDSSGTAELAFHQVLGVWGALRSIFALSLLDHQIDRAEGYVTDVAVLSDYRRRGVAQALLARAEGEARLRRKRYLALYVGAKNLGAIDLYRRFGFADWRTRRSLLAGWMLRQSAWIFMRKELAYSNEQ from the coding sequence ATGCTGGTCTCTTCCGCTCAATCAGCCACAGCGCTACAGGTCGTCATCCGGCCCGCGCAGCTGGGCGACATCTACCCCATCCTGGGGTTGCACCGCGAGGCGTTCGCCGACAAATTCGGTGCGGCGTTTGGGGCGCGCGGCACTGCCCGCGGCGTCGAGGCCATGGCCGAGGCCTGGCGGCGCCAGGGCATGCCGGCGCTGCGTGGCATGCTGGTGGCCGAGGCCGATCAGCAGGTCATCGGCACGATCACCCTGCGCACCTGGGAGATGGGCGGCGACAGCAGCGGCACAGCCGAGCTGGCCTTTCACCAGGTGTTGGGCGTGTGGGGTGCGCTACGCTCGATCTTCGCACTCTCGCTGCTCGACCACCAGATCGACCGGGCCGAGGGCTATGTCACCGACGTGGCCGTGCTGAGCGATTACCGCCGGCGCGGCGTGGCCCAGGCGCTACTGGCACGCGCCGAAGGCGAAGCACGCCTGCGCCGCAAGCGCTACCTGGCGCTGTATGTCGGCGCCAAGAACCTCGGCGCGATTGACCTGTACCGGCGCTTCGGCTTCGCCGACTGGCGCACACGCAGGTCGTTGCTGGCCGGCTGGATGCTGCGCCAGAGCGCCTGGATCTTCATGCGCAAAGAGCTAGCCTATAGCAACGAGCAGTAG
- a CDS encoding Glu/Leu/Phe/Val dehydrogenase, translating to MMSERDNPFRIAQQQFDKAAELLELPQDIQEVLRVPQRELTVNFPVKLDSGSTRVFTGYRVQHNLGRGPVKGGIRYHPNVDIDEVRALAMWMTWKCALVNIPYGGAKGGVVVDPAQLSLGELERLTRRFATEISILIGPDKDIPAPDVNTTPQIMAWIMDTISMHQGHTVNAAITGKPVQVGGSLGRNEATGRGVSLMVREWARTHTYNLDQLNVVVQGFGNVGGIAAALLEQMGCRVIAVSDATGGYVRRGGLDITAMREYTAKHPRRLLDGYTAPGVEQLTNTELLEIPCDVLIPAALENQITELNAPRLRAKVVVEGANGPTTPDADSILEDRGITVVPDILANAGGVTVSYFEWVQGLQSFFWDEMDVNAKLERIMVNAYEQVRSVAEQRRVSMRLAAYLLAVRRVADANITRGIYP from the coding sequence ATGATGTCCGAGCGCGACAACCCCTTCCGCATCGCGCAACAGCAGTTCGATAAGGCCGCCGAGCTGCTCGAGCTACCTCAGGATATCCAGGAGGTACTGCGCGTCCCACAGCGCGAGCTGACCGTTAACTTCCCCGTCAAGCTCGATAGTGGCTCTACCCGTGTGTTCACTGGCTACCGCGTACAGCATAACCTGGGGCGCGGCCCGGTCAAGGGCGGCATCCGCTACCATCCCAATGTCGATATCGACGAAGTGCGTGCGCTGGCAATGTGGATGACATGGAAGTGTGCCCTGGTGAATATTCCCTACGGCGGCGCCAAGGGCGGCGTGGTGGTCGACCCGGCGCAGCTCTCGCTTGGCGAGCTCGAGCGGCTGACCCGCCGCTTCGCGACTGAGATCAGCATCCTGATCGGCCCCGACAAAGACATCCCGGCGCCCGATGTCAACACTACCCCCCAGATCATGGCCTGGATCATGGACACGATTTCGATGCACCAGGGCCACACGGTCAACGCGGCGATCACCGGCAAGCCTGTGCAGGTGGGCGGATCGCTGGGCCGCAACGAGGCCACCGGCCGCGGCGTGAGCCTGATGGTGCGCGAGTGGGCACGCACCCATACCTACAACCTCGACCAGCTGAACGTGGTGGTGCAGGGCTTCGGCAATGTCGGCGGCATCGCTGCGGCGCTGCTCGAGCAGATGGGCTGCCGGGTGATCGCAGTCAGCGATGCGACTGGTGGCTACGTGCGCCGCGGCGGGCTCGATATCACAGCCATGCGCGAGTATACCGCCAAACATCCGCGCCGGCTGCTCGACGGCTACACCGCGCCGGGGGTCGAGCAGCTGACCAACACCGAGCTGCTCGAAATTCCCTGCGACGTGCTCATCCCAGCCGCACTCGAGAATCAGATCACCGAGCTGAATGCGCCGCGCCTGCGCGCCAAGGTGGTGGTCGAGGGCGCAAACGGCCCAACCACACCCGATGCCGATAGCATCCTCGAAGACCGCGGCATCACTGTGGTGCCCGATATTCTGGCCAATGCCGGCGGCGTGACGGTCAGCTATTTCGAGTGGGTGCAGGGGCTCCAGTCGTTCTTCTGGGACGAAATGGACGTGAATGCGAAGCTCGAGCGGATTATGGTCAACGCGTACGAGCAAGTGCGTAGCGTGGCCGAGCAGCGCCGCGTTTCGATGCGCCTGGCCGCCTACCTGCTGGCAGTGCGCCGCGTGGCCGACGCAAATATCACGCGCGGGATCTACCCGTAG
- a CDS encoding response regulator, with product MDVLLIDDNPLMQQLIARFLGELGYRVGIAGLATEALALARQAPPGLFMIDMHLPDLDGPDALVALRALPGCAHTPAIAISGLAEEDARHFVTRDFNEYLVKPVDLDVLQETVERHLGTDLVRSVG from the coding sequence GTGGATGTTCTGCTTATCGACGATAACCCGCTTATGCAGCAGCTGATCGCGCGCTTCCTTGGCGAGTTAGGCTACCGTGTTGGCATCGCCGGCCTGGCAACCGAGGCGCTGGCGCTGGCGCGGCAGGCCCCACCCGGCCTATTCATGATCGATATGCACCTGCCCGACCTCGACGGCCCCGATGCGCTGGTGGCACTGCGCGCCCTGCCGGGCTGCGCGCACACCCCGGCGATTGCCATCAGCGGCCTGGCCGAAGAAGATGCCCGCCACTTCGTAACGCGTGATTTCAACGAATACCTGGTCAAACCGGTCGATCTCGATGTGCTTCAAGAGACCGTCGAGCGGCACCTTGGCACCGATCTTGTGCGGAGCGTCGGCTGA
- a CDS encoding Rrf2 family transcriptional regulator, whose product MRISSKGEYGLRALFDLAQRFGKGPIQSHDIHMRQGIDENYLNQILISLRKAGLIESVRGPQGGHRLARPPAQITLLEVLVALEGPLLPTEIGRDGLATEDPLDRDMIRAVWAGARATIEEYLRNLTLDDLCQGKRRKAGEVMYYI is encoded by the coding sequence ATGCGAATCTCAAGCAAAGGTGAGTATGGCCTGCGTGCGCTGTTCGACCTGGCCCAGCGCTTCGGCAAAGGGCCGATCCAGAGCCACGACATCCATATGCGCCAGGGCATCGACGAAAACTATCTCAATCAGATCTTGATCTCGCTGCGCAAGGCCGGCCTGATCGAGAGCGTGCGCGGCCCGCAGGGCGGCCACCGGCTGGCGCGCCCGCCGGCACAGATCACGCTGCTCGAGGTGCTGGTGGCGCTGGAAGGCCCGCTGCTGCCCACCGAGATCGGCCGCGATGGGCTGGCAACCGAGGATCCGCTCGACCGCGATATGATCCGCGCGGTATGGGCCGGCGCGCGCGCGACGATCGAGGAGTATCTGCGCAATCTTACGCTCGACGACCTGTGCCAGGGCAAACGGCGCAAGGCCGGCGAGGTGATGTACTATATCTAG
- a CDS encoding DUF2085 domain-containing protein, whose translation MPERTSEEILEMARGEIAARKAHSIALRSMRELPWRYAFIGLAGVLLLGLLAWPGAPLEWKMYAVVHGVCAQAHNVDMAGMRLPLCARNTGIYSGFLVTVLYLLALGRARAAKLPPLPIAITLIGFVVIMGIDGINSLLVDIFMPHLYTPRNELRTLTGIGMGVAMAVLMFLIMNISLRQNPDSGQRVMAGWLELGGALLLNLLVLAAMYGNLALMFWPIAITAWLGITGILYAINLLLTALFMGYEGKVLRVVQLAKPATWALLFTLIELGALSAGRFWLEAQGLIVAG comes from the coding sequence ATGCCCGAGCGTACGAGTGAAGAGATCCTCGAGATGGCCCGCGGCGAGATCGCGGCGCGTAAGGCCCACAGCATCGCCCTACGCAGCATGCGCGAGCTGCCATGGCGCTATGCGTTTATCGGCTTAGCGGGCGTGCTGCTGCTAGGCCTGCTGGCCTGGCCCGGCGCGCCGCTCGAGTGGAAAATGTATGCAGTGGTGCATGGCGTGTGTGCGCAGGCCCATAATGTCGACATGGCCGGGATGCGGCTGCCGCTGTGCGCGCGCAACACCGGCATCTACAGCGGCTTCCTTGTGACGGTGCTCTACCTGCTGGCGCTCGGGCGCGCGCGCGCGGCCAAGCTGCCGCCGCTGCCGATCGCGATCACCCTGATCGGCTTTGTGGTGATCATGGGCATCGACGGCATCAACTCGCTGCTGGTCGATATCTTCATGCCGCATCTCTACACGCCGCGCAACGAGCTACGCACACTCACAGGCATCGGCATGGGTGTGGCGATGGCGGTGCTGATGTTCCTGATCATGAATATCTCGCTGCGCCAGAACCCTGACTCCGGGCAACGCGTCATGGCTGGCTGGCTGGAATTGGGCGGGGCGCTGCTGCTCAACCTGCTGGTGCTGGCAGCGATGTACGGTAACCTGGCGCTGATGTTCTGGCCGATCGCGATCACCGCGTGGCTGGGCATCACCGGCATTCTCTATGCGATCAACCTGCTGCTGACGGCGCTGTTCATGGGCTACGAGGGGAAGGTGCTGCGCGTGGTGCAGCTGGCCAAACCGGCCACCTGGGCGCTGCTGTTTACGCTGATCGAGTTGGGGGCGCTTTCGGCCGGGCGCTTCTGGCTCGAGGCCCAGGGCCTGATCGTGGCGGGCTAG
- a CDS encoding redoxin domain-containing protein produces the protein MQSHSNRSACGAWRGRALLIGALAVIVLLAGCGGTPAAPPASVLPSGAATIAIASKLLADSGQPAIPEQGQAAPDFEYTLADGTTHTLSQLRGKKVLLNFWATWCGPCRVEMPDLQQILGERSDVVVLGINKAQELDQIGPFAAELKVTFPLIANPDGDIAERYAAQLLPTSYFINSDGTIALRKTGVMNYQFIANHLDQLK, from the coding sequence ATGCAATCACACTCGAATAGATCCGCGTGCGGCGCATGGCGCGGCCGGGCGCTGCTGATAGGGGCGCTGGCGGTGATCGTGCTGCTGGCCGGCTGCGGCGGCACCCCGGCCGCGCCACCGGCGTCTGTGCTGCCGAGCGGCGCGGCAACGATCGCGATTGCCTCGAAGCTGCTGGCCGACAGCGGCCAGCCGGCCATTCCCGAGCAGGGCCAGGCCGCGCCCGATTTCGAATACACGCTGGCCGACGGCACGACCCACACGCTCAGCCAGCTGCGCGGCAAAAAGGTGCTGCTGAACTTCTGGGCCACCTGGTGCGGGCCGTGCCGGGTCGAGATGCCCGATTTGCAGCAGATCCTCGGCGAGCGCAGCGACGTGGTGGTGCTGGGGATCAACAAGGCTCAGGAGCTCGACCAGATCGGCCCGTTTGCGGCCGAGCTGAAAGTCACCTTCCCGCTGATCGCCAACCCCGACGGCGATATTGCCGAGCGGTATGCCGCGCAGCTGCTGCCGACCAGCTATTTCATCAATAGCGACGGCACGATCGCGCTGCGCAAAACTGGCGTGATGAACTACCAGTTCATCGCCAATCACCTCGACCAGCTGAAGTAA
- a CDS encoding glutaredoxin family protein yields the protein MPTGRMVRQIILYTRPGCHLCDAAADLLEQLARRSPLAVTEVNILSDADLFERYKHQIPVIVIAGGPTFAAPIGAAALEQVLLSQEETGHAITLE from the coding sequence ATGCCGACAGGCCGAATGGTGCGACAGATCATATTGTATACCCGGCCCGGCTGCCACCTGTGCGACGCCGCCGCCGACCTGCTCGAGCAGCTGGCGCGGCGCAGCCCGCTGGCAGTGACCGAGGTCAATATATTGAGCGATGCCGACCTGTTCGAGCGCTACAAGCACCAGATTCCGGTGATTGTGATCGCCGGCGGGCCGACGTTTGCCGCGCCGATTGGTGCGGCCGCGCTCGAGCAGGTGTTGCTAAGCCAGGAAGAGACTGGGCATGCAATCACACTCGAATAG
- a CDS encoding ABC transporter substrate-binding protein, with protein MRPIRLLPAILAMLGLFLGGCSVLGGTTPTQAPIIVIATSTPAAAGQPTSPARPTSASAGQPTSVPSQPAPTVPANSPSKGTVTFAFDAFPTYYPGILIEVGGLLKKRGYDLKLVPFGLDGQNDVPEEQRWERLKSGEWDVLATTLDGFARQSDPAIGAITAVIDESAGADKLVAKPEITTINALKGQRIAFSQGSVGEYFLYYALSLAGLGPQDVTLVAQPSVADAVKAYTGGQADAVSAWEPDVLDAEQQGAKVVIASDKLRAILDVLISSRPAMTNRPEAIQAFHDAWFEALKQMVDTPAQAEQALLGWGHSDWTFVEKPGDLAAALAPLAQATLNANQIAFQRPQLLTSRLSEAQGTWQRAGQSPPQTDLNQLVEPRFVLGSARDSAAFSTEPPVNSSFLLTAKVDLPQLSAEEQQGAQAVVKLPLEKIDFLPESTRLTDQAASDLTTQVLPVLRASRLYLKIEGSAAWPGPDGRFSEEDIRSFAAARAASVQQFLAGQGIDPNRLLVGTLAPKFPNSTNEAELVQDRVVRFTLVTTGGR; from the coding sequence ATGCGCCCTATACGTTTACTACCAGCCATCCTCGCCATGTTGGGCCTATTCCTCGGCGGCTGTAGTGTGCTGGGGGGAACCACGCCAACCCAGGCACCGATCATTGTGATCGCCACCTCGACCCCGGCCGCCGCCGGGCAGCCCACCAGCCCTGCGCGACCCACCAGCGCCAGCGCCGGGCAGCCCACCAGCGTGCCCAGCCAGCCGGCGCCGACGGTGCCTGCCAATAGCCCGAGCAAGGGCACGGTTACGTTTGCGTTCGATGCGTTCCCAACCTACTACCCCGGCATTCTGATCGAGGTCGGCGGCTTGCTGAAGAAGCGCGGCTACGACCTGAAGCTGGTGCCGTTCGGCCTCGATGGGCAGAACGATGTGCCTGAAGAGCAGCGCTGGGAGCGGCTCAAGAGCGGCGAGTGGGACGTGCTGGCCACCACGCTCGACGGCTTCGCCCGCCAGTCCGACCCTGCGATCGGCGCGATCACCGCCGTGATCGACGAGAGCGCCGGCGCCGATAAGCTGGTGGCCAAGCCCGAGATCACCACGATCAACGCGCTTAAGGGCCAGCGCATCGCCTTTAGCCAGGGCAGCGTCGGCGAGTACTTCCTATACTACGCGCTCAGCCTGGCCGGGCTTGGCCCGCAAGATGTGACCCTGGTGGCACAGCCCTCGGTGGCCGATGCGGTCAAGGCCTACACCGGCGGCCAGGCCGATGCGGTGTCGGCCTGGGAACCCGATGTGCTCGACGCCGAGCAGCAGGGTGCGAAGGTCGTGATCGCCTCCGACAAGCTGCGCGCGATCCTCGACGTACTGATCAGCTCGCGCCCGGCGATGACCAACCGGCCCGAGGCCATCCAGGCCTTTCACGATGCCTGGTTCGAGGCGCTCAAGCAGATGGTCGATACGCCAGCCCAGGCCGAGCAGGCGCTGCTCGGCTGGGGCCATAGCGACTGGACCTTCGTCGAGAAGCCGGGCGATCTCGCGGCCGCGCTCGCGCCGCTGGCCCAGGCCACGCTCAACGCTAACCAGATCGCATTCCAGCGCCCACAGCTGCTGACCAGCCGCCTGTCGGAGGCCCAGGGTACCTGGCAGCGCGCCGGCCAGTCGCCGCCGCAAACCGACTTGAACCAGCTGGTCGAACCGCGCTTCGTGCTGGGATCGGCGCGCGACTCGGCGGCGTTCTCGACCGAGCCGCCCGTGAATAGCTCGTTCCTGCTGACTGCCAAAGTCGATCTGCCGCAACTTTCGGCCGAAGAGCAGCAGGGTGCGCAAGCGGTGGTGAAGCTGCCGCTCGAAAAGATCGACTTCCTGCCCGAAAGCACACGCCTGACCGACCAGGCCGCCAGCGACCTGACCACGCAGGTGCTGCCGGTGCTGCGTGCGTCGCGGCTATACCTCAAGATCGAGGGCAGCGCGGCCTGGCCCGGCCCCGATGGGCGCTTCTCCGAGGAAGATATCCGCTCGTTCGCGGCGGCGCGCGCCGCCAGCGTGCAGCAGTTCCTGGCCGGCCAGGGCATCGACCCGAACCGGCTGCTGGTAGGCACCCTCGCGCCGAAGTTCCCGAATAGCACCAACGAGGCCGAGCTAGTGCAAGATCGCGTCGTGCGCTTCACACTGGTGACCACCGGCGGGCGGTAG